GTATTGAGGTCGGTGCCGGTGGCCAGCACCGCGCCGGAGGTAGTTTGGGGCACGTAGGCTTCTACCTGAGCAATGAAGTCGCGGTAGGAATTGTAATAGAAATCGACATCAACCAGCAGCCGGCCCTGCGGCCCTACCGCCGCTTTGTAGCCCATTTCGAGCGAGCGGATGTACTCGGGGCGCAGGTAGGTGTAGGGGTTTTTTACCAATAGGTTTTGGTTGGCGGCCACGGCCTGGGCCCGCGTTTGGGCGGGCGTGCCGTTGATGCCAGCCGTCACGGCCGCGTTGAAACGGTCGATGCTGCTGCGCAAATAGCTGTTCTCAAACACGCCGTTCGACATGACGCGCAGCCCGCCCACGCGCTTCACCTGGCCGCTGTTCACGTTGGAAAAACCTTCGAACAAGCTCGGAAACCGGTAGCCGCTCTGGTAGCTGAGGCGGAAGTTCTGGCGCTGGGTAGGCGAATAAACCGCCGTGAAGCGCGGGTTGAATTTCACGTTGAAGTAGTCGTTTTTATCCACCCGCAGCGTGGCCGTGAGGCGCAGCCGCTCTTGCAGCAGCCGCCCACCCGCCTGCACAAAGCCCCCGGTTTTGGAGTACAGCAGGTCGCTGGTGAGCGGGTCTTTGCCGGGGTTGGGGTTGATGAAGTAGTTGCCATCGGGCACCACGATGTAGGTGCGGTGGTCGGCACCAGCCAGCAGGTCGAGGTTGGCGGGTAGCGCCCTACCCCCCCGCCGCAGGGCCTCGGCCACGTTCACCTGCGCTTCGGCGTGGGCGAGGTTGGCCCGCACGCGCAGGGCGGCCCCCACATCCCAGTTGTTAATATCCTGGAGCTGACTCAGTCGCTGGTTGAAGGCCTCGGTACCCGGTTGCAGGCGGCCGGCGTCGGCGGCACCGCGGGCCGTGCGCAGGGCGTCGGCCACGCCCGCGCCACCTTTGGTGGCGGCGTTCCAGGCAGTGGTGTAGTCGCTATACCACTGGGTATCGGGCTTGTAGCTACGGTCGATGTTCTCGCCCATCGAGCGCAGGTTGTAGCTTTTACCGGTGTTTTCCTGGGTGAGGTAGGCGCGGGCCTGCACCACGGGCGACGTAAACGTGAGCGCGTGCTGCTGCAACAGGTAGTCTTGCAGCCGGAAGCGGTTCGAGCGCTGATACACGTTGTCGAAACTCGCCACGCGGTAGGTGTAGGCCAGCTCCGTGCCCGGCCGGAAGCGGTAGTGCAGCGCCACATCGGCCTTGAGCGTGCGCACGTTGTAGTCCACCAGGTCGCGCTCGTCGTAGCCGGTGCGGGCCACCGAGTAGCTTTTGCCGCCCAGCGTAATATTCTTGCGGTCCGACGACTCGTTGCCGTAGCGGCTCACCTGGTCCTGGGCCGGGTTGTCGGCCCCAAACAGGCCCACGGTCGCGTTGCCGGTGGGGTTGATGTCGGTCTGGTCGTTGGCTATCCAGTCGTAGGCGCGCAGGTAGGTGCCGTTGATTTTAAACGCCAGCTTATCCGGCACCAGCACTTTTGCGTAGCGCACGCTGGTTTCCGAATAAGTGTGCACCGGCGAACCGCCGTCGCCAAACGTCTTCACGTTGGGGTCGTTGAGGTGATTAACTCCCGTTTGCTGGCGCAGGCTCAGGCCCTGCGAGTTAAAAGGGTTTTTGGTGGTAAAATTGGCCAGGCCGTTGATGGCGTTCAGGCCGTAGAGCGCGGCGGCGGTGCCGGGCACCAGCTCCACGTTGCTGATATCGAGGTCGCTCGGCCCCAGCACGTTGCCAATGGGCCCGCCGATGTGCGGCGCCTGGTTGTCCACGCCATCCACGAGCTGCGCAAAGCGCACGTTGGTCGTATTAGTGAAGCCCCGCGCATTTATCACCTTAAAGCCGATGCTGGGCGTAATCACCTGCACGCCCTTCAGGTTCTCGATAGCGTCGAAAAACGATGGGGCCGGCGACAGCCGAATAGCGCGGGCGTTGAGCTTTTCCACCGTCACCGGCGACTGCAAAAAACTCTCCTCCACCCGCGAAGCCGACACCACCACCTCGTTCAGGTCGGTGCGCAGCGTATCGAGGGGGGTAGGGCGGCGGGGCAGCTTCGGGGTTTGGGCGGCCAGCGGCTGGGCCAGCGCCAGGGCCGACGCACACGCCACCGAGCCGCGCAATATGCGTAGCTTTTTCTTCATATAAGAATTTTATATAGTTTAACCAGAACGTCATGCTGAGCGAAGCGAAGCATCTCGCTCGCATCGTTGAACGATTGGAATTACTGCTGCGAGCGAGATGCTTCGCTTCGCTCAGCATGACGTTCTTTCCAATTTGAGATGTCTTGCTTATTGCACCTTCACCACCTTCAGGCCGGTGAGCTGACGCACCCAGCGGGCGGGCTTTTTCTCCAGGGGCACGATGAGCTGGTAGGGCCCGTCGTGGGGGGGTAGGGGCTGGCCGTCGCGGCTGCTGGCCAGCAGAATGGTCTGGGGCGAGAAATCGGCGTCGATTTCGGGTAGCGCGAACACGGCCTGGTAGCCATCGGCGGCGGTGGCGAGCACGGCCTCGGCCAGCACCGGGCCGTGGATGGCCTTGCCGGCCGGCGCGCCGGCCAGGTATAGCACATCGGCCAGGGCTACGCCGCGGTACACGTGCTTTTTGCCGTCCTTGTCGGTGGTGGTCTGCTCGCGGGGGGGTAGGGCGGCCAGGTCGGCGGCCGTGAGGGTGCGGGGCGTCGTCACCAGCCCATCGAGGCGTAGCGTAGCGGGCGTAGTGCCCGGCTGCGTCAAGGCCGGTGCTTGGGCGTAAACCCTTGGCATAGTGAGACCAGCGAGAGTCAGGGCCAAGCCAAGCGCAAATCGCGGCCGGCTATTGGCAAAAGAAAGTAGCATGTTCGAAATAACAAGGTGCGCTATGTTCGGGCAAATATAACGCTGGGTTTAGCAGAATGCTTATCTGCTTTTCATCCTGTTTTTTTATAAGTACAATCGCACTGTTACTGATACAGTCGAGCTGTCTCATCAGCCAGGAACTGCGCAAAGCGCGCCTGCATGGCCCGAAACTCGGCTACGGCCGCCGCGCCGGCCTCGGTAAGGGTGGCCCCGCCGCCGTGCGCGCCGCCCGCGTGCGCGCCCACCAGCGGTTGCCGGGCCTGGGTATTCATGGAACTCACTAGGTCCCAGGCTTTTTTGTACGACATGCCCATTGCCTTAGCTGCCTGCGAGATGGAGCCGGTGGCCTGAATGTGCTCCAATAATTCGAGCCGGCCGATGCCCAGGAAGCGGTCGGCGGGGCCTTCTACCCAGAGGCGGCCGTTGGCGCGAAAGGCTTGGTTTTCAGCAAAAAGCTCGTGCATGGCAAACAGGAAAGCCAGCGCTACTTAGTTGGGCGCTGCTTCTCAAAAATAAGGGTCCCGCCAGAAAAGGCAGCTTCGTTAGGCGCAAATGGGTAAGCTCAACCTTAACTTTTGCGCCGCCAGTTGCTTTAACTACGCAATGTTCGGGCTAGCCAGGCCTTCTTTATTATAGGTAATCTATGGACCATGATGTCCTCATAATCGGGGCGGGCAGCGCCGGCCTCAGCGCGGCCCTGACCCTGGGGCGCTGCCGCCGCCGCGTGCTGCTGGCCGATGGTGGCGCGCCGCGCAACGCGCCCTCGGGCGGCGTGCATGGCTTTTTGACCCGCGACGGCGTGCGCCCCGCCGAGCTGCTGCGGCTGGGCCACGCGCAGCTGGCCCCTTACCCCACCGTTAGTGTTCAGGAACTAAAAATCACGGGGTTAGACAAGATAGCCGACGGCTTTCGGGCGGCGGGCACTACCAGCCAGGGCCACGCCTGGGTGGGCACGGCCCGCCGGGTGCTGCTGGCCACGGGCGTCGAGGACCTGCTGCCGCCCCTACCCGGCTTTCGCGAGCTGTGGGGCACGGGCGTGCTGCATTGCCCCTACTGCCACGGCTATGAGGTGCGCGACCAGCCGCTGGCCGTGTACGGCCGCGGCAAAGCGGCCGTGGGCCTGGCCCTGCTGCTTACCAATTGGAGCCAAGATATTGTGGTGGTGACCGATGGCCCCGGCCACCTCACCGCCTACGGCCGGCAGCGCCTGCGCCAGCACCGCATCGGCCTGCATGAGGAGCCGGTGGCGGGCCTGGTGGGCGGCGCGGCCACGGGGTTGCGCTGCATCGAGTTTACCGATGGCACTTATCTGGAGCGCAAAGCCCTGTTTCTGCACCCGCCGCAGGAGCAACGCAGCCCGTTGGCCGCCAGCTTGGGGGCGCGCCTGAATGGCAAGGGCGCGGTATGGGTTGATAAAAACTCGCAAACCAGCGTGCCGGGTCTCTACGCGGCCGGCGACACCACGCCCGGCCAGCAACAGGCTTTGATTGCCGCTGCCGAAGGTAATAAGGCCGCCATTTGCCTGAACGAGGCGCTGACGAAGGAGCAGGTAAGCTTACCCTACACTGCGGCTTAGCCAGGCGTGGGCGGTGGCTTCGTCGGTGAAGGTGGCGATTTCGCAGTCAGTATCGGTGGCCGAGACGATGGCCGTCACGGTTTGCTGGGCGCGTAGCGGCGAGATGAGAAAGGCTAGGCGCACGGCTTCGGGGTAGCGGCCGCGCAAGGCGGGCGCAAACACGCTGCTGAACCAGGTGTTGACAACGGGCTCGGTGAGGTCCTCGCGGCGGCGTAGGTCGAGCAGCCAGCGGCCGCAGGCGACGGTATCGGCGGCGGCCAGCACGGCTTCGTAGCCGGCGCGCAGTTCGGCGGGGGTCACTTCGCGCTGCCACCGGGCAATGAGGGCGGGCAGGTCGGGGCGGTGCAGCAAATCCAGGCCAAAGGAAGTCATGAGCGCGATAAGCTCGACAAAAGCGGGCTTGCACGCAAGATAAGCCACTTTTCCTTACCCCTCAAGCCTACCTTTGCCCGCCTTGGCGGTTCCTGTTTTTTCCGCGTCATTTTATTGCCCATGCCTGCTAGCGTACCTCCCGCTGCCAAACACGACCCCTACGCCGCCCTGCGCGTGCCCGATTTCCGGCGCTACGTCACGGCCCGCGCGCTGTTTTCCATTGCCACCCAAATTCAGGGGGTAGTGGTGAGCTGGCAGATTTTCAAGCTCACCAACGACCCGCTGGCCCTGGGCCTCATCGGGCTGGCCGAGGCTATTCCGAGCATCACCGTCTCGCTCTACGCCGGGCACGTAGCCGACTCGGTGCGCCGCAAGCGCATTGTGGTGCCGGCTGTAGTAGTGCTGGTGCTGTGCGCCATCACGCTGTGGTGGCTGGCGCACCCCTTGCAGCAGGCGCTGCTGCTGAGCGGCCGCCTGCACGTGGAGGCCGTGAACGCCACCATTGTGTGGCCGCTCTATTTGGTTATTTTCGTGAGCGGCATCGCGCGGGGCTTTATGGGGCCGGCGCTATTTTCCTTCATGCCGCAGCTGCTGCCCGAGCGCGGCCTGCTGCCCAATGCCATTACCTGGAGCTCTACCACCTGGCAGGCGTCGGCGGTGGTGGGGCCGGCCATCGGCGGCCTGCTGCTGCACCGCAGCATCGAGTTTGCCTACGGGGTCGATATGGTGATGGAGGCGCTGGCGCTGGGCTTTTTCATCAGCATCGCGGGGCGCGCGCTACCCCCCATCGTGGGCCAGCGCTTGAAACTGAGCGAGAGCATTTTAAGTGGGGTAAAATTCATTTTCAGCAACCAGCTCGTGCTGGCCGCGCTGTCGCTGGATATGTTCGCCGTGCTCTTTGGCGGGGCGGTGGCGCTGCTGCCCTTCTTTGCCGGCAACATCCTGCACGGCGGCCCCGATGCCTTCGGCTACCTGCGCGCCGCGCCGGCCGTGGGCTCGGTTATGATGGCCGTGTGGCTCACGTTTTCGCCCCTCAAAAAGGGCGCGGGGCGCAAGCTACTGTGGGCCGTAGCGGGCTTCGGCCTGGCCACCATCGCCTTCGCGCTGTCCAAAAACCTCTATCTCTCGCTGTTTTTGCTGTTCCTAACGGGCGTGTTCGACTCCGTGTCCGTCATCGTGCGCTCCACGCTGGTGCACACCTACACGCCCGAATACATGAAGGGTAGGGTGTCGGCGGTGAATAATATCTTCATCGGCTCCAGCAACGAAATTGGCAGCTTCGAGAGCGGGGCCACCGCCAAGCTCATGGGCACCGTGCCGAGCGTAGTTTTTGGCGGCATCATGACGCTGGTCGTGGTCGCCTTCACCGCCTGGCGCGCCGACCAGCTCCGCAACCTGGAAGCCGGCGCGGAGAAGTAGGGTGCGGGGCTTGCCCCCGCCCGGCATTCGCACCATCACAACGATTCCGTTCAATGCTGGGCAGAGGCAAGCCCCGCACCCTACGCCACCGCCACCCGGCCCGGCTTGCGCTGAGGCTTTTTACGGGTGCGGCGCAGCCATAACAACACGCCCGTGACCGGAAACGTGAGGCTGGCCAGCGTGACCATCAGCGCCAGCGCCTTGGTCCAGACACCCCCAATTTCGCCGGTGTGCAGCAGCTTAGCCAGCCGGCGCAATTGCGCGCCGGCCGCCTGGCGGCTGTATAGATGCTGACCCAATACCGCGCCCGTAGCGCGGTTCACAAACAGCGTATCGAGGCTATTGTGGCGCAGCGGCAGCAAGCTGGGCGCGCTCACGGCCATTGCCACAGTTGAGTCTTTGGGCACGCTCACGCGCCAGAATTCAGCCGTGCGGTAGGTAGCTTGACCGGCGCGCAGGGCCGCGTCGTAGGCCACGGTGCGGCCCGGCGCGCCGGCCGCCGAGCGGGGGGTAGGGAGCCCAATAGTCGGCCGCGAATTGGTGAGCCAAAACAGACTTTCCGTCGCCCAGCGGTACGACATAATGACGCCCGTAAGCGCCAGCCCGAATAAGAACAGGGAGCAGTAAAAACCCATCACCACGTGCAAATCGTGGGTAATGCGCTTACCGCTACCCCCCCACTTCACGCGCAGGCGGCCCGTGAGCAGAGCCCGCGTTCTGGGCCACCACAGCACCAGGCCCGTCGCCGTAATAACGAGCATAAACAGGACCGAGAGGCCCGTAAGGGCTTTGCCCACTTCGCCAGCCAGCAGGCGGCGGTGCAGGTCTTCAGCCACCTTGAAGACGGGTAGCTGCTTTTCCGTTTGCAAGGTCATTAGCTGGCCGGTGTAGGGGTTGAGGTAGGCCGTGCTGCCACGCTCGGGGCGGCCTTTGCCGCGCTCGCCCCGGCCCGGCTGCGGCTCCCTACCCCCTCTCTCGCCGCGAGGCAGACCAGCGGGGCGGGCCTTACCCTCGCGATAACTTAGCTCCACGGTGCGCGCCGGGTCAGCATATACCTGAAAGCCAAGTACCTTGGCTTTGGGATGGGCCTGCTGAAACTGGCTGGCCAGCTCGGCTAGCGGCAACCGATTCCAACCGGCCGGCACCTCCACCTGGTAGCGTTCAGCGTACAGCGCGTGGGTAATTTCTTCTTCAAAAACCAGCACCGTGCCCGTCAGGCATTGCACGAAAAAAACCAGCCCCGCCGCCAAGGCCAGGTATAAATGAATGCGACGGAAAAAAACCTTCATGGCGCTAAGAATGAATTTCACGCAATTTAGAAAGATTTTAAATAACGAAGGCCGTTTCAATCGACCAGCGCCTATTCGCAGCGGATGTAGGGTCGTAATTTAACGAAGTCGGCTTCCTTCAAAATCTTGATTTGCCGCAGGTCGTCGGGCGTTTTGAAGGGTCCGTGCTGCTGGCGAAACGCCACGATGAGCCGCGCCAGCGGCTTGCCTACCAAGGGCTGCGGCCACAGCTCATCAAACGTGGCGGAGTTGACGAGCACCGGCCGGGGCGCAAAACCGGGTGCCACGAACGTGTATTTGCGCAGGCTGTCCACGAGGTCGGGCGCGTCGCGCAGCATAAAAAAATCGGCCAATTGGCCTTCGCCCACGTAGCCACCTAGCTGGGCGCGGTATTTCACCAGCCCTTTAGCCCGGCCCCGGCCGATGCCCTTTATCTGCATCAGCTGGGTGGTATCGGCCAGGTTGAGGTCGAAGGGCTGCACGTGGGCCGGCTTACGGGCTACTTTCTCAAAGTCCCTACCCCCCTCGCCGGCCCCGAAGCGGCCGCCCGCCGCGTAGCCCGCGCCGCCGCGCGCCGGCAGCGCCTCGGGCAGCTGCATGAACGGCGCGAGCCGCTGGTACACCGAGTCGGGCAGGCCGTAGATGCGCTGCACCTGGCTTTTGGCCCGGAAACCACCCGCCTTTTGCCCGTAGTTGACAATGCGGCCGGCCACGAAGTGCGGCACGCCGCGCGCCTCCCAGCCTACGGCCGTGAGGGCGTTGGGGTCGAACGGGGCTAGGTGCACCTGCGGCACGGCGGGGTAGCGGCTGCCGCCGCTGGGGCCGCCGCGGCGGTTGGGGTAGCGCGCGGCGTAGGCGCGGGCGCTGGCCGCGCGCCCCGAGTCGAGGCGGGCCACCAGGTCCAGGCTCCAGGCATCGAGCTGGCGCTGGTCGGCGGCGGGCAGGTAGGCGGGGTCGGTGGGGCGCAGCAGGGGGGGTAGGACGGCGGCCGCTAACGCCACTAGCAGGAGTAGTACAAAGCCCCGCGTTTCAGCCCTCGAAAACCCGAAATAACGCCGCAGCCAGCGCCAAAAAGGGGAGCGTTTAATGGTGAGCGGAAAATGAAGTAGAAAGAAGTAGCCGCAATACTACTCCAGTCTTTACTAATTTTCTTGTTTTAATTTTTACTTACCGCAACGCGCTGGCCGGCTGGTAAAGCTTGGCGAGCTGGTCGGCGGCGTAGTCTACCTCGTCGGCCGTGGTGAGACGGCTCAAGGAAAGGCGCACGGTGGGCCGGTCGGGGTCGGCCCCGAGGGCCTCCAACACGTGCGAGCCGAGCTGCGCGCCGCTGGTGCAGGCTGAGCCACCCGAAGCCGCTACCTTATTGATATCCAGGCTAAAAAGCAACATCTCGCTGATGCTGGAGGGGGGTAGACTCACGCTGAGCACGGTGTAGAGGCTCTGGTCGGCCTCAGCCGAGAGGCCATTGAAGCGCACGTCGTCGATGCTAGCCATGAGGCGGCCAATGAGGCGGTCCTTGAGGCCCTGCACGTGCTGGCGATGAGCGGCCATATCATGGTAGGCGATTTCCAGCGCTTTGGCCAGGCCCACGATGCCGTACACGTTCTCGGTGCCCGAGCGCACACCGCGTTCCTGCGCGCCGCCGTGCAGGAGCGAATCCACTGCTACGCCGCCGCGTCGGTACAAAAACCCTACCCCCTTGGGCCCGTGAAACTTATGCGCCGAGCCCACCAGAAAGTGGTTTTGCAGTTGCTGCACGTCGTGGGGGTAGTGGCCCATCGTCTGCACCGTATCGGTGTGAAAAACGGCATCGTACCGGGCGCAGATTTCGCCGATAGTCTTGATATCGTTGAGGTTACCCAGTTCGTTGTTGCCGTGCATCAAGCTCACGAACGTGCGCGGCTGCGTGGCCAACAGGTCTTCCAGGTGCGCCAGGTCGAGGCGGCCCTGAGCGTCGTGGCGCAGGTAGCTCAGCTTGGTTTCGCCGCTTTTAGCCAGCACTTGCAGCGGGTGCAGCACGGCGTGGTGCTCCAAGGGCGAGGTGATGGCGTGCGCCAATCTCAGTGAGCGCACGCTACCGAAGATGGCATAATTGTCCGCCTCCGTACCGCCCGAGGTAAACGTGATTTCACTTGGCGCAGCATTAATAAGCTGCGCCACCGACTTGCGCGCCTGTTCGATGCCCGCTCGCACCTGCCGGCCCGGCCCGTGCAGCGAGCTGGGGTTGCCGTAGTGCTGCGCCAGGTAAGGCAGCATGGCATCCAGTACGGCAGGGTCGAGGGGGGTAGTGGCGGCGTTATCGAGGTAGGCGTACATAAATATAGCGTAAGCTTTAGCTTGCCGTTTGGATTAAGCAAAGGGGCTGCGAAAGCAATAACCCTTCTACTCCCACAAAAATTAACGGGCCGCTGATTTAATGTTTGTGAAGTAAGCTCGGCTTTAACATCTGGCAAGCAAAAGCTTATCCTACGTGCTATTTCGTCGAAATAATCTCCTTAATATCGGCAATGATTTTCTGGGCCAGGTGGTCGGCGGTTGCGTTGGAATCCGACTCGGCGTAGATGCGGATAATGGGCTCGGTGTTGGACTTGCGCAGGTGCACCCACTCCTTGTCGAACTCGATTTTGACGCCATCAATCGTGTTGACGGGCTGCTTGGC
The genomic region above belongs to Hymenobacter psoromatis and contains:
- a CDS encoding winged helix-turn-helix domain-containing protein, with the protein product MHELFAENQAFRANGRLWVEGPADRFLGIGRLELLEHIQATGSISQAAKAMGMSYKKAWDLVSSMNTQARQPLVGAHAGGAHGGGATLTEAGAAAVAEFRAMQARFAQFLADETARLYQ
- a CDS encoding cysteine desulfurase family protein, which produces MYAYLDNAATTPLDPAVLDAMLPYLAQHYGNPSSLHGPGRQVRAGIEQARKSVAQLINAAPSEITFTSGGTEADNYAIFGSVRSLRLAHAITSPLEHHAVLHPLQVLAKSGETKLSYLRHDAQGRLDLAHLEDLLATQPRTFVSLMHGNNELGNLNDIKTIGEICARYDAVFHTDTVQTMGHYPHDVQQLQNHFLVGSAHKFHGPKGVGFLYRRGGVAVDSLLHGGAQERGVRSGTENVYGIVGLAKALEIAYHDMAAHRQHVQGLKDRLIGRLMASIDDVRFNGLSAEADQSLYTVLSVSLPPSSISEMLLFSLDINKVAASGGSACTSGAQLGSHVLEALGADPDRPTVRLSLSRLTTADEVDYAADQLAKLYQPASALR
- a CDS encoding molybdopterin-dependent oxidoreductase, with translation MPRVYAQAPALTQPGTTPATLRLDGLVTTPRTLTAADLAALPPREQTTTDKDGKKHVYRGVALADVLYLAGAPAGKAIHGPVLAEAVLATAADGYQAVFALPEIDADFSPQTILLASSRDGQPLPPHDGPYQLIVPLEKKPARWVRQLTGLKVVKVQ
- a CDS encoding MFS transporter — its product is MPASVPPAAKHDPYAALRVPDFRRYVTARALFSIATQIQGVVVSWQIFKLTNDPLALGLIGLAEAIPSITVSLYAGHVADSVRRKRIVVPAVVVLVLCAITLWWLAHPLQQALLLSGRLHVEAVNATIVWPLYLVIFVSGIARGFMGPALFSFMPQLLPERGLLPNAITWSSTTWQASAVVGPAIGGLLLHRSIEFAYGVDMVMEALALGFFISIAGRALPPIVGQRLKLSESILSGVKFIFSNQLVLAALSLDMFAVLFGGAVALLPFFAGNILHGGPDAFGYLRAAPAVGSVMMAVWLTFSPLKKGAGRKLLWAVAGFGLATIAFALSKNLYLSLFLLFLTGVFDSVSVIVRSTLVHTYTPEYMKGRVSAVNNIFIGSSNEIGSFESGATAKLMGTVPSVVFGGIMTLVVVAFTAWRADQLRNLEAGAEK
- a CDS encoding STAS/SEC14 domain-containing protein encodes the protein MTSFGLDLLHRPDLPALIARWQREVTPAELRAGYEAVLAAADTVACGRWLLDLRRREDLTEPVVNTWFSSVFAPALRGRYPEAVRLAFLISPLRAQQTVTAIVSATDTDCEIATFTDEATAHAWLSRSVG
- a CDS encoding PepSY-associated TM helix domain-containing protein is translated as MKVFFRRIHLYLALAAGLVFFVQCLTGTVLVFEEEITHALYAERYQVEVPAGWNRLPLAELASQFQQAHPKAKVLGFQVYADPARTVELSYREGKARPAGLPRGERGGREPQPGRGERGKGRPERGSTAYLNPYTGQLMTLQTEKQLPVFKVAEDLHRRLLAGEVGKALTGLSVLFMLVITATGLVLWWPRTRALLTGRLRVKWGGSGKRITHDLHVVMGFYCSLFLFGLALTGVIMSYRWATESLFWLTNSRPTIGLPTPRSAAGAPGRTVAYDAALRAGQATYRTAEFWRVSVPKDSTVAMAVSAPSLLPLRHNSLDTLFVNRATGAVLGQHLYSRQAAGAQLRRLAKLLHTGEIGGVWTKALALMVTLASLTFPVTGVLLWLRRTRKKPQRKPGRVAVA
- a CDS encoding NAD(P)/FAD-dependent oxidoreductase, whose translation is MDHDVLIIGAGSAGLSAALTLGRCRRRVLLADGGAPRNAPSGGVHGFLTRDGVRPAELLRLGHAQLAPYPTVSVQELKITGLDKIADGFRAAGTTSQGHAWVGTARRVLLATGVEDLLPPLPGFRELWGTGVLHCPYCHGYEVRDQPLAVYGRGKAAVGLALLLTNWSQDIVVVTDGPGHLTAYGRQRLRQHRIGLHEEPVAGLVGGAATGLRCIEFTDGTYLERKALFLHPPQEQRSPLAASLGARLNGKGAVWVDKNSQTSVPGLYAAGDTTPGQQQALIAAAEGNKAAICLNEALTKEQVSLPYTAA
- a CDS encoding TonB-dependent receptor yields the protein MKKKLRILRGSVACASALALAQPLAAQTPKLPRRPTPLDTLRTDLNEVVVSASRVEESFLQSPVTVEKLNARAIRLSPAPSFFDAIENLKGVQVITPSIGFKVINARGFTNTTNVRFAQLVDGVDNQAPHIGGPIGNVLGPSDLDISNVELVPGTAAALYGLNAINGLANFTTKNPFNSQGLSLRQQTGVNHLNDPNVKTFGDGGSPVHTYSETSVRYAKVLVPDKLAFKINGTYLRAYDWIANDQTDINPTGNATVGLFGADNPAQDQVSRYGNESSDRKNITLGGKSYSVARTGYDERDLVDYNVRTLKADVALHYRFRPGTELAYTYRVASFDNVYQRSNRFRLQDYLLQQHALTFTSPVVQARAYLTQENTGKSYNLRSMGENIDRSYKPDTQWYSDYTTAWNAATKGGAGVADALRTARGAADAGRLQPGTEAFNQRLSQLQDINNWDVGAALRVRANLAHAEAQVNVAEALRRGGRALPANLDLLAGADHRTYIVVPDGNYFINPNPGKDPLTSDLLYSKTGGFVQAGGRLLQERLRLTATLRVDKNDYFNVKFNPRFTAVYSPTQRQNFRLSYQSGYRFPSLFEGFSNVNSGQVKRVGGLRVMSNGVFENSYLRSSIDRFNAAVTAGINGTPAQTRAQAVAANQNLLVKNPYTYLRPEYIRSLEMGYKAAVGPQGRLLVDVDFYYNSYRDFIAQVEAYVPQTTSGAVLATGTDLNTIATALNTTSIPAGGTTTGQARYRLWTNSQSQVYNYGGSAGLRYNLAGGYLAGANATYTRLDRTENGDGLEDGFNTPQWMYNLSFANENAYKNVGFGLNFRHQVSYYSQTFLVNGSVPAFSSLDAQLSYYIPEAQVRLKLGASNVLNKYYVTYLGGPSVGGLYYLTVSYGL
- a CDS encoding helix-hairpin-helix domain-containing protein; the protein is MALAAAVLPPLLRPTDPAYLPAADQRQLDAWSLDLVARLDSGRAASARAYAARYPNRRGGPSGGSRYPAVPQVHLAPFDPNALTAVGWEARGVPHFVAGRIVNYGQKAGGFRAKSQVQRIYGLPDSVYQRLAPFMQLPEALPARGGAGYAAGGRFGAGEGGRDFEKVARKPAHVQPFDLNLADTTQLMQIKGIGRGRAKGLVKYRAQLGGYVGEGQLADFFMLRDAPDLVDSLRKYTFVAPGFAPRPVLVNSATFDELWPQPLVGKPLARLIVAFRQQHGPFKTPDDLRQIKILKEADFVKLRPYIRCE